A region from the Beduinella massiliensis genome encodes:
- a CDS encoding N4-gp56 family major capsid protein translates to MAVTFNTNTTATSSIAATATKQFYDKRLLENMKPLLIHNQFAQKRPVPAHGGKTIEFRKWTPFAALTTPLTEGVPPEGQTLNMTNMTATVAQYGGFVTISDLLDLTSIDSVKSDAVDMMAQQGALTLDTLAREELHKAPSVIYAGAKTGRAQLAPADKLTSLEIRKAVRALKKVNAPMFRQGSKKGYYIAIIGPDTEFDLMDDPTWVDVSKYQDKENIYYGEIGMLYGCKVVCTSEAKIFTGAGADSADVASTLVFGQNAYGVVDIDGSSNVQSKIKPAGSAGSQDPLDQTSTVGWKVMAYVCKVLQPAFIQRIESGFSA, encoded by the coding sequence ATGGCGGTAACCTTCAATACGAACACCACGGCTACCAGTTCGATCGCCGCGACGGCGACCAAACAGTTCTACGACAAGCGGCTTCTGGAGAACATGAAGCCCCTGCTGATTCACAACCAGTTCGCGCAGAAGCGCCCGGTGCCCGCGCACGGCGGCAAGACCATCGAGTTCCGCAAGTGGACGCCCTTCGCGGCGCTCACCACGCCGCTGACGGAGGGCGTGCCCCCCGAGGGGCAGACGCTCAACATGACCAACATGACCGCGACCGTCGCCCAGTACGGCGGCTTTGTCACGATCAGCGACCTGCTCGACCTGACGAGCATCGACAGCGTCAAGTCCGACGCCGTGGACATGATGGCCCAGCAGGGCGCGCTCACGCTGGACACCCTCGCCCGCGAGGAGCTGCACAAGGCGCCCAGCGTCATCTACGCGGGCGCCAAGACCGGCCGCGCCCAGCTCGCCCCCGCGGACAAGCTCACCAGCCTTGAGATTCGCAAGGCCGTGCGCGCGCTCAAGAAGGTCAACGCGCCCATGTTCCGCCAGGGCTCCAAGAAGGGCTACTACATCGCCATCATCGGCCCGGACACGGAGTTCGACCTGATGGACGACCCGACCTGGGTGGACGTCAGCAAGTATCAGGACAAGGAGAACATCTACTACGGCGAGATCGGCATGCTGTACGGCTGCAAGGTCGTCTGCACCAGCGAGGCGAAGATTTTCACCGGCGCGGGCGCGGACAGCGCGGACGTCGCATCCACGCTGGTATTCGGCCAGAACGCCTACGGCGTGGTGGACATCGACGGCAGCAGCAACGTGCAGTCCAAGATCAAGCCCGCGGGCAGCGCGGGCAGCCAGGACCCGCTGGACCAGACGAGCACCGTCGGCTGGAAGGTCATGGCCTACGTGTGCAAGGTGCTGCAGCCCGCGTTCATCCAGCGCATCGAGAGCGGATTCAGCGCGTAA